One window from the genome of Elaeis guineensis isolate ETL-2024a chromosome 5, EG11, whole genome shotgun sequence encodes:
- the LOC105045279 gene encoding LOW QUALITY PROTEIN: uncharacterized protein (The sequence of the model RefSeq protein was modified relative to this genomic sequence to represent the inferred CDS: inserted 1 base in 1 codon): MASEEATSEPLKYKTWVLKVSIHCEGCKKKVKRVLQKIEGVYAIDVDAPQNKVTVTGNVDAETLIKKLIKAKKPADLWPEKKPTNPNADSNNNKKNKKNKNQSKDSSKSEEPNESSDDEKPSPSDDASATAGKPSEHAGKSERRAADANKAEEAAGGKPAEASKANSEASKSANKETPKSNGKNVGESSNSAPDKAADTANGENATSQGGKKKGKKAQKENSNNNGGGGESVAKEAGGNNPVAAGGISSPPPPSPPPPQHMYHYPMYPHQPAYVVSYNMAHPRASQAYYATPPTPPLSQGYMYSPYPPPEFYYGPLERXSPTPPPPPPGPYDSMFSDENPNACNLM; the protein is encoded by the exons ATGGCATCAGAAGAAGCAACATCTGAACCCCTCAAATACAAG ACTTGGGTGTTAAAGGTATCAATCCACTGCGAGGGatgcaagaagaaggtgaagagagTCCTCCAAAAAATTGAGG GTGTTTATGCGATTGATGTCGATGCTCCCCAAAACAAAGTAACGGTGACAGGAAACGTGGACGCCGAAACGCTCATCAAGAAATTGATCAAAGCCAAGAAGCCCGCAGATCTTTGGCCTGAGAAGAAACCCACCAATCCAAATGCCGACAGTAACaacaacaagaagaacaagaagaacaagaatcaGAGCAAAGATTCGTCCAAATCCGAAGAGCCCAACGAAAGCTCTGATGATGAGAAGCCATCACCCTCCGACGATGCCTCCGCAACCGCTGGTAAACCATCGGAACATGCAGGGAAAAGTGAACGCAGAGCCGCCGATGCCAACAAAGCTGAAGAAGCCGCCGGCGGCAAGCCCGCCGAGGCCTCGAAAGCCAACAGCGAAGCCTCCAAGAGTGCCAACAAGGAAACACCGAAATCCAATGGAAAGAACGTCGGCGAGAGCTCCAATTCAGCACCCGACAAGGCCGCCGACACCGCCAATGGCGAGAACGCCACCAGCCAGGGCGgcaagaagaagggaaagaaagcgcAGAAAGAGAACAGCAATAACAACGGCGGCGGCGGAGAATCTGTAGCTAAGGAGGCTGGTGGCAACAATCCGGTGGCCGCCGGCGGCATTAGCTCGCCTCCGCCGccgtcgccgccgccgccgcagcACATGTACCATTACCCGATGTACCCTCATCAGCCAGCGTACGTGGTGAGCTACAACATGGCGCATCCGAGAGCAAGCCAAGCATACTACGCCACCCCTCCGACTCCACCGCTCTCTCAGGGCTACATGTACTCACCCTACCCTCCGCCGGAGTTTTACTACGGTCCTTTGGAGC GCTCACCGACGCCACCGCCGCCACCGCCGGGACCCTATGACAGCATGTTCAGCGATGAGAACCCAAATGCTTGCAATCTTATGTGA